One genomic region from Gemmatimonadaceae bacterium encodes:
- a CDS encoding response regulator: MATILVVEDNRLNMELVTDLLEAAGHVVRPATTAEEGLAMARAEQPDLILMDIRLPGMPGSMAVRVLKDDLRTERIPTIALTAQAMKGDDESALEVGFDGYLSKPIDTRQFPAEVERFLNLRGRV; this comes from the coding sequence ATGGCGACGATCCTCGTGGTGGAAGACAATCGCCTCAACATGGAGCTGGTCACCGACCTGCTCGAGGCGGCGGGACACGTCGTGCGTCCGGCGACGACCGCCGAGGAGGGGCTCGCGATGGCGCGCGCCGAGCAGCCCGACCTCATCCTGATGGACATCCGTCTGCCCGGCATGCCGGGCTCGATGGCCGTGCGCGTACTCAAGGACGACCTGCGCACCGAGCGCATTCCGACCATCGCCCTCACGGCCCAGGCCATGAAGGGCGACGACGAGTCGGCGCTGGAAGTCGGGTTCGACGGATATCTATCCAAGCCGATCGACACGCGCCAATTCCCGGCGGAAGTGGAGCGCTTCCTGAACCTTCGGGGGCGCGTCTGA